In Cicer arietinum cultivar CDC Frontier isolate Library 1 chromosome 7, Cicar.CDCFrontier_v2.0, whole genome shotgun sequence, the genomic window GCGACAATTGATGCTGGGTCCCATAGGATATGGTGGCTCCTCCCATAAGCCACAGCCACCAACCCATCCTtctatcacttttttttttgaagggATCACTCtatctctttaattatttttctttgctATAAAGTTTTTCTTAACCATATCATCCAACTCaaatcattaataaattttaattaaaataaatttttaagaaaatttaaattttgattaaaataatttatattattaaattttatttattttctcaattaaattttaaattattaaaatttcattttttaagattattttactcaaaaaatGTTTGCTCAATTTGTTTTCAGATAGacaagatattttttaaaagtggaagaaaatataatttgaatgaATTACGTACACTGAAAAAtctaatatattaatatgtaaccGAAAAACTAAGGCAAgtttatcattttaataaaaaattaaggcaAGTTCAGATATACTAAAATTGGtcatacaaaataaaaacaataataatacaccatcaattattactttttattttaaggaTATATTTAACAAGATAAAACTATATAACATTGATATCTAACATTAATCCACTTTTGTATGTGATATGGTATAGAAAATtgataactttttatttgatgaaagtGTTAAATTGTTTTCCACTATCTCAATATATATCTATCGAACTCTTTTGTTTTTATCTAATgctatatattttaatatatttcgaCAATGGCTAACTGTTGATTTATACTAACTTCAgagaattaaattatattattctataaaaataaatgttgtcACTTTAAAGTAAATGAACAAATTATTCTATAAATTAATCTGTCAATTGTCAGAAGTTGACCAATACACGATATAAAACTAGTTTTCCCCATTATAAATTAGATTGAGCTAATATGATTTTCCCATGTTAAAATGGACCAATCAACAACCTTAAGAAACATaagttcaactttttttttcaattattattttgaaaagacCTGTATTTTTAGATTGCTAATCTATTTGGTAGTAACATTTGTGTGGTATTTTGCATAATATGTACGAGTGTTCCTAAAAAGTGTTTTAaagtaatttgtttttttaaaggcaattatcaataaattaaaaatttgcataaaaaaaaataaatttcaaaattttattttgtgacgaaaataaattttaaagagttgaaaatatatttttaatcaaatatttatatattcattttctTAACATACACCTTAGAAAATTGGcctaaattataaacaaaaagatatattattGAGACGTTCGCTCActgataaaattttaacattattatattcaaaaatataatttaatttttttggaaataactataaaatattcattaatacattttttaccacttaaattaataaaaattcgtctattttcctattttttatttgttaagatTATAAGGAAAAAGTAAAAACATTCACCATGTATACTATCCGAGTACTCAATACTTTGAAGGCAGAGGTCCTATTCATAACCGAATTGATTGAGATGCATTTGTTATTAAATCTAATAGAATTGATGCAATACCAAATCATCCAAACGATATCAATAATTAGAGCAAATATGATAATTAAGATATGAGGATTTTAAGAGGTAttttcttattcattttttacAAAGTTAAATTCACTAAATCCACTGCTTTATTTGATCTATCATTCATTTTTCTCTCGTTAGTTGACTATCTAACTTATCTATTATGTTTAGTTTTTATGTTATTTCAGTTTAATAATAGAAGCAGTTTGTTGAATCATGACAAATTTGCGTCTATGAGACACATAAACTCTTAAAGAGAATGACTATGTCACACCttaaatttgtataatttttttttattgttttgcaaTGTTATTCGTAATTTGCAAGTTtaataaaaagatgaaaaatataGGTTGGATTATGGGGCGATAAATTATACCAACATAACAAATCATACATCGGTTATACGGTAATTATGTAGGAACTAGGTGAGTAAAGACACGTTATGGCATCACAATTAAACAATACACATTTAAGCATTTCATAATGTACGATAATTGAAATGTTAAACATATATACATTACTAGTATCCTCTGAGGGTGTAAAAGAACCAAGTCAACTGCCCAATAAACTAAAAGTTCAAtaatttatctcaaatattgCAAAATTAAGTATGTCTTTTAAACAATATTGAAATCAGCACATCGTTCACTGAAATCGTTCATAATTccttttgtttctttgttttgtttaagAAAGGGTGGATTTAGTTATTAGCTTTTGCACGTAACAAATGatttattatagttaaattaatGAACACCTTGCTTAAAAGAGTAAACAAAAACGTTGAATgccaataaaacaaagataagtCTATACttccaactttttttttagtCACGTTACGTTAAGTTTGTTCCAAGTGTCACATTCTGATTTTACCTTTTAGATGGAACACAATTTAATAAGAATGATAAAGTGGCACCCATAGTAGATAACAAATCAAGAAGGTCATGAATGtactaattattttatatattatttgaacgTGACTTTTcctaaaagaattaaaattgaaaaagaaaaggtAGGGGCATGGAATTTTGGGAAGGATAAAGTAGCATATGTTTGGGTTAATGGAAATTGACTCTTGGAACAAACAATTTCATCATATCCTTAGACAATTATACGTGATTCCCGTTTCTACTtcgaagggaaaaaaaaaagtagatgtGAGATAAAGTTATAGCATCtgcttttgtatttttaaaggtagagtaattttatgtaattttttttataaaataagacaAAGTGTAATATTTAGATGATGAGAGGATTATGAGAGAGGACAAATATAGAgagatagaaagaaaaataaaaaataaaaaggtagGTATTAGAGAGGATAAACGGACGAATAGGGTAAGtttgagttcaaatttcacaatTGGTTCAAATGTAAGTCCAATTTCACCTGTGTAGTTTCATATGAATAAACTCAAACAATCAATCAAAGATTTAAAAGAAAGATTAAAAAACTagaaacgaaaataataataaagaacatgaaaattttgatttttgagaagaagaagaagaaagagaaaaaagataTAATGATGGTGAAAAAGGACGAAGAGAAAGAGATTTAGTTGTCTAATGATTTTCATTACTTGAAGGTCGAAAAAACGATCCCaatctcataaaaaaaaaagtaaactaaataaataaaggacGGTGACATTTAAACTTAataagagagaaagagaaaataactTTGATCGAATATAgtgttttacaattttaaaaaagttagagtttcaaataatataaattaatataataaagagtttgattttttttttttaaaaaaaactttacttcataaatatttttttttcaagaaacaTTTCATTTTCTAACTCTAGTACTAACagtattattttgataaaatatttcattaattattaattactattataatATAGAAGACATTTATTATTGTATTGAAAAGATGTATTGTATTTGTTGAAATGGCTGATCATAGTGTGACGTTTGAAAAGGTAGATGAGtgttattattatcaatgtAGTTTAGTGTCGGGCGGGTACGTATTTCGTTCGGTGTAGAATTATAATCCATTTATGTCCGTTTTGATCCATTTATAACCGATTTAATCATATGGAATATCAAAAGATAGactatcattaattaattatcgaGTAGCATAATTTATTTGGCTCATAATTGGCTCTAGTGTATGTAAGTGTGTGCTTAGTGCTTACACATGATTCAAGCTTTGTGTAAATAACCCAGCTGGGCAGTCTTGTACATccataaatcaaattaattttggaaAAAGAATAAAGGGAAAAAGAAAGTGAAAGTGCCATCAGAATATTGTAAATTATTATAACACGTAAACAACTATCAAATACTTCCAATTTTAGTTGCTCTGTTATCACGTTTCTTAAATTTGCGTTGCTCCTAATCTCAATATTATCCGTTTGTACAATGAAAATTATCCGATACTTTTAacacattttaaatttgtatttcacTTAATGtgatattaatatcatttttactttttttgtgGTCTGATTTCGGTAACTTTATATAATGTTAATCAACgaattttaaatacattttaatattattttaagatcTAAGTTAAATTAGAATTAATTCTTACAAAATTGTTCAGTAAAGtatgattatttattatttataaatacattttcaaGTTTCATCTCACCATCTATTACGAGGATATTaacaatattagtaaaattaaataaagtagcATAATTATAAGACATGGTggtactagtattattattgcAAAGCCGCCAAAGAAAAGCCtccaaaaataaacaaatcaaacTCACATCAGATGTAGCTATTGTAAATAATACCACTCTTATACGAGATTTATAATCATATCATCATTAAATAAtcgttaattaaataaattaatcttacTAATAATGATTTAACTGAGACCCAGGAGGGAGGAACAAAGCCGGGACATTTTCAatgttcaattaaaaaaatttatggtgATTTTGTGTGTTAATTATTATACACATTGTATGATATGATACGTGATTTAAAACATGTTACattgttattatattatttaattaaaaattatactgaaaaataaaactattaaattttaaaataataaaactaatttcataaattaataaaaataagagtaGTAAAACTACAATAACACATTAAAAAACCACCCCTCAAGGCCTACCCTATGGGCTTACTgtacatataattaaattaaagaaaggaaaggtcATAATGGATGCGCCAAATAGAGGCAAACAAGACACTGAACTTGCATAATGATAATGGAGCAAATATAATAAGCTCAAAACACATGATTAAGGATTGAATAAATACATCATTAAGAAAGTGGGAgacattttaatttcattatataCATTATCTTTCTTGTTAAATGGAATGTggagaatttaatttttattttattgtgggTTAAAAGCAGTGTTTTAAACTTGGATCGCACTATGACTCGTTGGCACTTCGCACTTTGCACTTAGCATAGTCATTCTGGTTCGGAAAATTATACAAAACTTGTGGTTATGGGCTGTGTTGAAAAGAAATATCAAATCTCTTAAGATACCAACCCGGTTTTTTTGGGTCAATGATTATAGAATGACGATGAATAACCAAAATCTTCCGAAAAGATATGAATTGCATGTAACTGACTATTGCCaagcaatttttttaattttattagataaTTTTGGTTTTCACTTCCAATGAACTCACAACTACTTGAGTAAAAAAAGAGAACTCAACTACTCGAATAGGATCAAAGTATACACAGCAATATATAAGGATAACTAAGCaccaaatttttgtttattttgtatgctttttctttttcttttggtaATTTAGTATCTATTTTAtatacaaagaaaataaaaatgtattcaaCAACTTAACAAAATTATTCACCAAATAAATTAAGTTTCTATAACACAAACCTAATCTTCATCCCTCAAGTGAGAAAATACTAACACGTGAAATAAAGGGGAAAACAATGGTTGAAACAATAAATTTAGGCAACTGGAACAGCTCAGCCGCCGTTTATGTcacaataataacaaattaaGCCTCATTTCCATCATGAATAATATTCTCAGGCATGTTGCAACCACTTCCATAATGCCACCCAATCATTTCAAGCAACATCTATGATTTCTCTTTATCATCATCCTGTTTACTCAAAAAAGTCTCAAAATAAATAGTAAACACAAAATTGTGGCCAATTTGACAGAATGATTAAATAAAGGGCAAATTACACAGACTTCCTTTGAGCTCTCTTTAAATCACATCCACACCCCCTATGATTATTAGACATACATCCACCCTCCTCACTAGTTTTTGTAGGCGACACATATTTCCTTAATATGTTACTATCTGTATCCCTATTTATAAGTCCCTATTTGTCCAACTCGTGTAATctttaaaaagtaaaagtacTTATAGTAGTTTCAATTAAgcatatttttataaacaaaaaatatatcaagtcatTTGAAATGAAACTTATATATAGGAacaatttgttttttcaaatggGTTCAAGGAGAAGGAGGTGGTAACTCTgttaattctctttttaaaatgaGAAATCACATTGCTTCACCCACTATTCACGGGTAGAGCTGTCAATTTTATGGTTTTTGGGACCCATCTCACATGTTAAAGGGACCTAAAACTTCAGGGCTTTTTTTTTGgtcaactgaaaaaaaaaaacttcaaggCTAAAGAGCCCCATTTACAAAAGCCCCCAAGACAGAAAGCACCATAATCATAAATAGGCCCACATGCCCCAACTTTTTTACCCAAATTTTTTcaggaaaataattttttagcaggaaagaaaattaattttttcttttcttggataaagaaaaactttttctttttcttttcatgcAACATCGAACAAAAAGgaataaaattaaagagaaatatatgtatataaaaggAGAATAAGACCAGAAATAGTACACAGAATATCATGCTTACCGAACTTTCTACCAGTTTGTCCAAATCATCATCAAAACCGCCATCACCGTCATCTGGAAAGACCATAGTCATTCTTGGCAAATATAACTCATCAAAGCTTAAATTATCAGTCCAAACATGGTTAAtgcaaaattatttaattgtatCGCTCCCCCTCCTTATGTTCCATCTCATTCTGTTAAACTTCAAAGCTTCCAATGCAGCTTAAATCAAGAGATCATATAATCCAAAAGATGCAAAAGATAAATTGTCTGGTATAACTCTATCTATTATCCCGTTATATAATTAATCACCTTTTAATTATTCTGGGACTTGAAATGCTTTTTATGTCAATTGTAAACAGAGATGCCCGATGTACCAAACTCATATATGCAATACTATTTTTCAGAAACATGCACATTATAAAAGACAATGAACAAGGTGTACCTGGGTCATCATCACTGTCTCCTGTATCTCCCAGAAGAAATATATCCAAGTCTTGCTGAGGTGATGAATTTGATGCTTTGGTCTCTTTTTTCACTTCCTTAACCTTTTGATTAGAGGTCAGTTCAATTTCTAATGGTTCCATCATCGTGTAATCTTTAAATTGCTCGGATGATTTTAGTTTAGCATCTTCCATGTAGCGGTTTTCATAGCTGCCAGAAAGCATAGGAAAAAAACAGTTTAGTATAATTCACAGAACAGTATAACGATAGCATCAGTAATCACACAGAAGAATGAGGGAATTTCCATAAATAATTTGCATGTAACAAATGTAcaagtataacaaacatgacatTTTTTCACgagtatattaatttttaagggAACGGACCAATACAATACTACAATCactgttatttataatttaggcacatccaaataatttttttaattacattgtACAAAATAGTCATCATTTTCAACAACTCAACGAGCATTCAGCTGCCCTTATGAACACTTATTTGAcaataagtatattttttaaaaatttacatgTTTATATTACTGTAGTGGATTTTCTAAAATCCCTTAATGTGggaattttcatatataaacagATAGAACGACTTCTTTGCATTGTGACATATACATGTCAGTATATTCTAAACAGAAGCATCATAGTCAAATGCCTGCATTGTGATCTTTGCCATTAAAAAGGTATATTACATATAATGTTTCTTTCAATAAGTAACAAGACAACCTTCACATAATACAAAACCGTATAGTTTTCTAAGACTTCAAAGACCAAATAATCATGTACTAAATTGATCTGGTCAgacaaaagtaaaataaaaaataattatacttaCGGTGCAATATGTTTATtgacaattataaaatatattctcCAAAACTTCCTCTCTTTCATGACACGTGGACACAGCTCATATCTCAATTTTGAAATCTCctgcaacaaaaaataaactgaATTGTGAAAACACAAACACGCTGTCCATTTGCACTGACAGAAGTACTAATGGATATGCATAGCCTTGATAACAGTTTCCCAGTTTTAGGGAACCATGCACCTATAAAATTCTGATTCACAATAACAAGGATTAATTGGCTAAAAATTTAATCCTGAAGACCCTTTATGTTTTGATTACGTGTGTCTATAAATAAATCGTTTCGAGTCTAACAGAAATGAAAAATAGATGCAACCTCGACAGTAGAAAGAACAAGATTGGCATGTTTCTCCTGCCAGTCAGTTAGATCCTGCCTAATATTTGAAACTGCAGGAACATCAGACAATTCCGTATCATCTGCAAATGCAAACCAAAATTGAGATAGGCGAGGAATAATAAAGGGAACTACCAACTAATAATACAAACTTCAAACTTCATAGCAATACTTCTTTTTTGTGTATAGTAGTAGCAAGCAATGAGGTTTGAACCTATGACCTCGACGCCTTGCAAAAATAATCCAAACCCCTCGTCACTAGCCCAATCCTTGTGGCTTGTAGCATTAGTAGTGAAGTAAAAGTTTTTGCTTGATTGAGTAGATGGAAAGTAGgaagatggaaattttggaaTGAAACAAAAGGTAGAAAATGTAATACATTGGATTTAACTTTTAGAGTATATTCATTACAAACAAACTGTAATGCATTCAAAATCAAGTTTAAGTTTCTAAACTTTATGGAATATGTAAAACTGATTTTGTATAAAAACTATAGTCTCCAAACACAAAAGCAATGCTTGATTGGTTTTGCACTGAAAGAAAAACCCGTTGAATGTGGATAGCCAAAAAGACTATCATCATTTGATACTTCATTATTACTACAACAATCTTTTCCACACCCATTTTAGTAACCACACATCTATGGTTTTGTTTCATAAATatccctttttaaaaaaaaaactaaccaaTATACTCtacattgaaatttatataccaaaatgccctacttttttttACCTTTATAAGGATCGCATCTCTGTCCTGCGACCacatgaaaaatgattttttttttttctgtaataggaggtcgcatccccgaacattttggtatataaatttcaatatatatttataagtattgattagttttaaaaaaaaagggatataCATGCAAAAATTCCCTCATCTATAAGTaagttatttttgttaataCTAAACAAATGACATTTATTATATCGAAATCACTTTTGCAAATTTTACTTCTATGATTGATAACTAGTTTCATCTGAAGTCAATTTTGCATACTCTAATCAAAACACAAATACATTATATCCACTCATCGTCTAATTTTTCCCTTCGAAATCCAACCATGAAAATGCATCAACATTAAAACTCTTGAGGGAGAGCTTTGTCGCTCATTGTAGTCCTACCTAGCTCAGGACATTGGTCTCTACAGTTGTGGGCAGAAGATACCCAATTTATACCAACAACAgcacatttttttcaaaaaaaacttGTACACACTCTTNNNNNNNNNNNNNNNNNNNNNNNNNNNNNNNNNNNNNNNNNNNNNNNNNNNNNNNNNNNNNNNNNNNNNNNNNNNNNNNNNNNNNNNNNNNNNNNNNNNNNNNNNNNNNNNNNNNNNNNNNNNNNNNNNNNNNNNNNNNNNNNNNNNNNNNNNNNNNNNNNNNNNNNNNNNNNNNNNNNNNNNNNNNNNNNNNNNNNNNNNNNNNNNNNNNNNNNNNNNNNNNNNNNNNNTCTTTCTAATACAATCTTTATTAGGCAAAGTTTATGTGACTGTTACATCTTTATGGAATGGTTTCCACCGAATAGATAATAGGACCCACATGATATATATAGCAAGAGTGTAAGACAAGCATCAATTTCACCTAAGACAATAAAGAGTGTGCTACACCTCTACCAAAAAGCAAAAGAGTGTGCCACACTTTCTCAATTTTCCACCAACTTAATCAAGCCAACCTCAAGTGTTATTCTCTTTCACATACtaatatatttgaattgattgaaGTATTTAACCCAATTATTGGACATTGCGTGAATTGAAAGACTTGCATATAATATAACCCTAATCCTAATCCTAATCCTcatcaataataaaaacataaaaatgaacCTTGAAGAGGGAAATCTCGGAAGGTAGTGACGGTGATTCCTTTAACGAACTCTCTCAATTCGTCGGTTATGCCGAAACTCTCGAGATTGAGATTGAGATCGAGATCGACATCAGGTTCAGAAAAGTGTTTGGAAGCTTGCCCTGCGATCTCCTTAGTGGTTTCTGCTATGATTTCGCTGAATTTGTGAGCACCCAAGGATAGGTCTTGTGATCGTTTCGCTGCTTCTTCTGCAAAGCTTCTAGCTTTGTTCCACAATTCCATGCGTGCGTACCTTCACACTTCTTCGTGTTCTGTAATTGATTTGTGATAATTATAACTACAAGCTCCTTCTTctaatcttcttcttcttggaaGTTGGAACATGAATTAATGAAAGAGGATAACAATGGTGATTTTTGTTCGGGCAAAACGCAACGGAATAGATGATCACGTGTAGAATGCCACGTAATGCAACTGTAAAAATAATTTCCTTTCGAAATTTTTCaagatattaattttagattcgattatttattatttaaaaaatattgtttaattgCTATAATTAAGGTAAAAATGAATTTGTGATGATTTAAGTTTGATTTAgtgttaaattaatttaaggtATCTTCATTCATCTCTAAATGTTgtattaaataagtattaaataaGACTTATTTTAGTGGGCTAGGCTTCTAGACTTACAATTTTTCAATGGGTTGGTATTTTTTTCATCTACTTAGTTGGCCAGGCGTTATTGTCtcatataaacaaataattcGAGGAAGATGTTTCGTACATCATCCAATTTCCTTCCACATCCTTTGtccttttttaattaaaattatccaCACACCAATTCCATTTCCCATCTTTTCCTAAGTCTAAAACAAGAAACAATTAACAAAAAAAGTAGCGGTCTCAATATGTATAATGTATTTAAATCTTTCCTATTTTTGGACTGATTTTGACATTCAATATTCTActgaataaacaatttaaattttaaaagattatccaatatcaaatttaacaaaCAAGATTTAATCATTATAAAGTACAAGTATAAAGAAATcgcaaaattattaaattatcaattgTAGAAACAcacagaaaattaaaaatatttaactattatcaatataaaaaataaaataatcatatttaaaaatatttaactatcaTATAACAGAgacatacaataaaattaataataactaatcAATCAAAGAATGAGATCATCTAAATTTCTGAAACATGAGAaactttaacaaattaatataatttgcaGATACGATATCTAAATTGAGCGGATGAGTGGTTCTCT contains:
- the LOC101505486 gene encoding uncharacterized protein, giving the protein MELWNKARSFAEEAAKRSQDLSLGAHKFSEIIAETTKEIAGQASKHFSEPDVDLDLNLNLESFGITDELREFVKGITVTTFRDFPLQDDTELSDVPAVSNIRQDLTDWQEKHANLVLSTVEEISKLRYELCPRVMKERKFWRIYFIIVNKHIAPYENRYMEDAKLKSSEQFKDYTMMEPLEIELTSNQKVKEVKKETKASNSSPQQDLDIFLLGDTGDSDDDPDDGDGGFDDDLDKLVESSDDDKEKS